Proteins found in one Elephas maximus indicus isolate mEleMax1 chromosome 11, mEleMax1 primary haplotype, whole genome shotgun sequence genomic segment:
- the DPF1 gene encoding zinc finger protein neuro-d4 isoform X2 has product MATAIQNPLKSLGEDFYREAIEHCRSYNARLCAERSLRLPFLDSQTGVAQNNCYIWMEKTHRGPGLAPGQIYTYPARCWRKKRRLNILEDPRLRPCEYKIDCEAPLKKEGGLPEGPVLEALLCAETGEKKIELKEEEAIMDCQQLLEFPHDLEVEDLEDDIPRRKNRAKGKAYGIGGLRKRQDTASLEDRDKPYVCDICGKRYKNRPGLSYHYTHTHLAEEEGEENAERHALPFHRKNNHKPKKAPDGTVIPNGYCDFCLGGSKKTGCPEDLISCADCGRSGHPSCLQFTVNMTAAVRTYRWQCIECKSCSLCGTSENDDQLLFCDDCDRGYHMYCLSPPMAEPPEGSWSCHLCLRHLKEKASAYITLT; this is encoded by the exons ATGGCCACCGCCATTCAGAACCCGCTCAAGTC CCTAGGCGAGGACTTCTACCGCGAGGCCATCGAGCACTGCCGCAGCTACAACGCGCGCCTGTGCGCCGAGCGCAGCTTGCGCCTGCCCTTCCTCGACTCGCAGACCGGCGTGGCCCAGAACAACTGCTACATTTGGATGGAGAAGACCCACCGCGGGCCCG GTCTGGCCCCCGGACAGATCTACACGTACCCTGCCCGCTGCTGGAGGAAGAAACGGAGACTCAACATCCTGGAAGACCCCCGACTCCGGCCCTGCGAGTACAAGATCG ACTGTGAGGCGCCCCTGAAGAAGGAGGGTGGCCTCCCTGAAGGGCCGGTCCTCGAGGCTCTGCTGTGCGCTGAGACGGGGGAGAAGAAGATTGAGCTGAAGGAGGAGGAGGCTATTATGGACTGTCAG CAGCTGCTGGAGTTTCCACACGACCTCGAGGTGGAAGACTTGGAGGACGACATTCCCAGGAGGAAAAACAGGGCCAAAGGAAAG GCATACGGCATCGGGGGTCTCCGGAAACGCCAGGACACCGCTTCCCTGGAGGATCGAGACAAGCCGTATGTCTGTGATA TCTGTGGGAAACGGTATAAGAACCGGCCTGGGCTCAGCTACCACTACACCCACACCCACCTGgctgaggaggagggggaggagaacgCCGAGCGCCACGCCCTGCCCTTCCACCGGAAAAACAACCATAAAC CCAAGAAGGCGCCTGATGGCACTGTCATCCCCAACGGCTACTGTGACTTCTGCCTGGGTGGCTCCAAGAAGACAGGGTGTCCTGAGGACCTCATCTCCTGTGCTGACTGCGGACGATCAG GACACCCCTCGTGTTTACAGTTCACGGTGAACATGACAGCAGCCGTGCGGACTTACCGCTGGCAGTGCATCGAATGCAAGTCCTGCAGCCTGTGCGGCACCTCGGAGAACGAC GACCAGCTGCTGTTTTGTGACGACTGCGATCGGGGTTACCACATGTACTGCCTAAGCCCCCCCATGGCGGAACCCCCAGAAG GAAGCTGGAGTTGTCACCTTTGTCTTCGGCACCTGAAAGAGAAGGCCTCTGCCTACATCACCCTCACCTAA
- the DPF1 gene encoding zinc finger protein neuro-d4 isoform X1, whose protein sequence is MATVIPGPLSLGEDFYREAIEHCRSYNARLCAERSLRLPFLDSQTGVAQNNCYIWMEKTHRGPGLAPGQIYTYPARCWRKKRRLNILEDPRLRPCEYKIDCEAPLKKEGGLPEGPVLEALLCAETGEKKIELKEEEAIMDCQKQQLLEFPHDLEVEDLEDDIPRRKNRAKGKAYGIGGLRKRQDTASLEDRDKPYVCDKFYKELAWVPEAQRKHTAKKAPDGTVIPNGYCDFCLGGSKKTGCPEDLISCADCGRSGHPSCLQFTVNMTAAVRTYRWQCIECKSCSLCGTSENDGASWAGLTPQDQLLFCDDCDRGYHMYCLSPPMAEPPEGSWSCHLCLRHLKEKASAYITLT, encoded by the exons ATGGCCACGGTCATCCCCGGCCCCCTGAG CCTAGGCGAGGACTTCTACCGCGAGGCCATCGAGCACTGCCGCAGCTACAACGCGCGCCTGTGCGCCGAGCGCAGCTTGCGCCTGCCCTTCCTCGACTCGCAGACCGGCGTGGCCCAGAACAACTGCTACATTTGGATGGAGAAGACCCACCGCGGGCCCG GTCTGGCCCCCGGACAGATCTACACGTACCCTGCCCGCTGCTGGAGGAAGAAACGGAGACTCAACATCCTGGAAGACCCCCGACTCCGGCCCTGCGAGTACAAGATCG ACTGTGAGGCGCCCCTGAAGAAGGAGGGTGGCCTCCCTGAAGGGCCGGTCCTCGAGGCTCTGCTGTGCGCTGAGACGGGGGAGAAGAAGATTGAGCTGAAGGAGGAGGAGGCTATTATGGACTGTCAG AAACAGCAGCTGCTGGAGTTTCCACACGACCTCGAGGTGGAAGACTTGGAGGACGACATTCCCAGGAGGAAAAACAGGGCCAAAGGAAAG GCATACGGCATCGGGGGTCTCCGGAAACGCCAGGACACCGCTTCCCTGGAGGATCGAGACAAGCCGTATGTCTGTGATA AGTTTTACAAAGAATTGGCCTGGGTCCCTGAGGCACAGAGGAAACACACAG CCAAGAAGGCGCCTGATGGCACTGTCATCCCCAACGGCTACTGTGACTTCTGCCTGGGTGGCTCCAAGAAGACAGGGTGTCCTGAGGACCTCATCTCCTGTGCTGACTGCGGACGATCAG GACACCCCTCGTGTTTACAGTTCACGGTGAACATGACAGCAGCCGTGCGGACTTACCGCTGGCAGTGCATCGAATGCAAGTCCTGCAGCCTGTGCGGCACCTCGGAGAACGAC GGTGCCAGCTGGGCGGGTCTCACCCCCCAGGACCAGCTGCTGTTTTGTGACGACTGCGATCGGGGTTACCACATGTACTGCCTAAGCCCCCCCATGGCGGAACCCCCAGAAG GAAGCTGGAGTTGTCACCTTTGTCTTCGGCACCTGAAAGAGAAGGCCTCTGCCTACATCACCCTCACCTAA